GGCTGGGGATATTTTACTTCTGCCTTTGTATATCTATTGGTTAAGGATAATGTAGTAATACTAAGTCTTGTATGGTTACTTTTTATCTGGATTAATGCTTTTTCGCAGTTAGGCATGTTTGAGGTTTCTGCTAATATCAACCAGATTTTTGGTGTTATAATCTCGGGAAATGTACCATCAATAGTGTTGTCCGGTTTATTGGTAGGTGTTTTAATTAAGCGGGAAGCGTATAATCCGAAGAAGCTCTTATTCATTTTGTTTTGTTTGGGGATATTATCGTTGGGGGTAGGTTTTATACTCAGGAACTGGTTTATTATTTCTAAGATTTACGGGACACCAAGCTGGGCTATGATCTGCAATGGTATCAGTATAATTGTTTTTGCTGCGCTGTATTTTATTGTCGATCAAAAAAGGAGTATTAAATGGACCGGTCCGTTCGATATGGCTGGAAAAAATTCCCTTACAACTTATTTAATGCCAGATCTTATTTATTTCACAAGTTGGGGATTTGCTATTCCATTATTCTTTTACAAGCAGAACGAAAATATGCTATTGGCTGTTTCAGGATCAATCATTTGGGCATTACTGATGATTTATCTTGTTAATCTGCTTTCTAAAATTAATATCAAACTTAAACTATAGCGGAATTATAATATGAAGAATTTTTTAAGCATACTTTTCTTTTTCCTCGTAAGTTTTATAGTAAAAAATGAGACTGCATGTGGACAATCCGGTATTAAAAAAGGAAAAAGCTTTAATGTTGTCGGGTTTTATTCTGGAAATTGGGATGTAGCACATATTAGCTATGTGCATGAAGCAAATAAATGGTTTGCAGAAATGGCTGCTCAATATGGATTTAAATATGACTCTACTAACAACTGGAATAATTTAAATGAAAAATTTCTTTCTAAATATCAGATTGTGATGTTTTTGGATAATTCACCACAAACTGAAAGCCAGCAACAGGCTTTTGAGCGATATATGAAAAAAGGCGGTGGATTTATTGGTTATCATGTGTCTGCTTTCAATACCGATCCTGAGAAATGGCCCTGGTATTTTAATGATTTTCTGGGCACTGGGAAATTTGCTGGTAATACCTGGAAACCAACGTCTGCCAATTTGAAGGTCGAGAAGAAAGACCACCCGTCTACAAAGGGATTGCCTGAGTTATTTAAATCTTCTCCGAACGAATGGTACAAATGGCAAAATGATGTGTCTAAAAATCCGGATATTTCGGTTTTAATGTCTATTGATCCCTCTAGTTTTCCGCTGGGAACTAAACAAAATGAAATCTGGTACAGTGGCTATTATCCGGTAGTATGGACAAATAAAAATTACAGAATGCTTTATGTAAATATGGGACATAATGATATGGTTTACAATCCTGATAGAACGGTTTCATACACTTTTGCAAATGATATTCAGAATCAATTTATCTTAAATAGTTTATTTTGGTTGAGAGGGAGGAATCAAAAAGATAAGAGATAATGATATATTTCTTTTGCGAACAAGGAAGTTGCAAGTTGTTAATCATATAAAAAGAACTAGTATCGTGTTAACGATAAAATGTCATATGCGTTTGTCACTCCCGTTGGCGGGACAAGCTCTGAGGTTCTCGAAGGGTCATTCGCAGAGGCTTCGATTCCGAAAAGTCGGGAAGCCAGACAAAATGTGGTTGACAGGACATTAGTCTCGATTTAACCTTCAGAATTAACAAAATCACAGAAGCTTTTGCTTATCCTACTTAATCTTTAATACTAAAAAAAAGTTAAGTTACAATGCGCAAAACATGCTTTGTAACATGGAAAAATATACAAGAAAAGTAATAAGCTTATTGCTGCTGAGTATAGCGATTGGAACTACTGCAAATGCTCAGGAAATATATGCCGGAAGATATAAGGCAATTTTTACTCAAGAACCTGAGAATGTGCCTACCGGGAAAACGCCCGATGGGCCATTGGCCGGAAATGGAGATATTGGATTGACTTTGGGAGGTGATGGAAGTCATTTGCGATTCTTCTTCGGGAAAAACGATTTCTGGAGGGCGTATCCGGTTTATCCCGGTGGTGGGATAGCTTTTCCAGGTTTTATGGATCTTAAAATAGACGCTTTAAAAGGAGCGGATTATTATGCGGAGCAGTTGCCAGATAGTGCCTTTATCAGAGCTAGATTTTCTAAGGGGGATTTACAGGTTAATTTAAAAACATGGGTTTCTGCGAATAACAATAATGTTGTAGTGGAGTTAGCGGCCAATAAACCGACCAAAATAAATTTAGGTCTTCATGCTGCAACTGGAAATACCTCTAAAACTGCAAAAGGCAGAATTAAAGATGTTTTTTGGGTAACACGTTCTTTTGAGGGGACAGATCTGTTGGAGTGGCCGGCACACGTTGCAATCGCTTTGAAAGGAATTGGGAAGGCTATTGGTAGTGACGGTACATTAACCTTAAATAAAGACGAAAAAGCGACGTTGGTTCTTACTCTTTATACCAATTTTGATCGTAAAAAATGGAAAGAGAAAGCGATTGAAGACACAGAAAGTTTAACTGGAAATATAATTAAACAAAGATGGAGCGAACATTTAGATTGGTGGAAAAATTATTGGTCTAAGTCTGAAGTTAGGATTGGAGATCTCTTCATTGAAAAATACTATTATGCTTCGCAGTATTTTTTTGGTGCTACATCAAGAGGAGATAAATTTGCTCCAGGTATCTGGGGGCCATTCGTTACTAAGGATTCGACAGCCTGGGGCGGAGATTATCATTTAAACTATAATTATCAGGCGCCATATTGGGCGGCATTTTCATCAAACCATATAGAGGAAACAGAAAATTTTGACCAGCCTTTATTAGATTATATGGATAAAGGGCGCTCTTTTTCGAAACAATTATTAGGGACAAAAGGAATTTATTATCCTGTAGGAATTGGCCCTTTGGGATTAACCACAACCCATTGGCCTTTAACGGCAGATGAAATGGAAAAGCGTTATGGCACCCGGGATAATACCATAGATAATGGCTATAAGTTTCTAGGACAGAAAATAAATGCTGTTTTTAGCGTAGGGAATATGTTGATGCGCTTTTACAGCACTTATGATAAAGCTTATGCCGAAAAAGTTTATCCGTATCTGTTAGAATGTGCCAATTTTTGGGAGGATTATCTAAAGTTTGAAAATGGGAATTATGTGATTTATATGGATCACTATAACGAAGTGATGCCAAATTTACGTAATCAAGGGCAATGGAAACACCTTTTAGGTGATTATAATTCAACGCTTTCCCTTGGTCTGGTGAAAATGCTGTTTAAAGGAATACTGGACATGAGTGATTTTTTAAATCAAGATCAATCCCGAAAAGCCAAGTGGAAACATATTGTCACTCATCTTAGTCCCTTTCCAGTTTCAGAAAAAGGTGGTTTTTTAAGTCTGAAAAACGTAGAGAAAAGTCCTTCGCCCTGGCAACAGGGGGTGAATGGTTTAGCCAGGGTCTCTATTCACGGTTTAGTATTGCCCGGAGGTGTTTGTGGTCCTAAAACGGATTCGGCTTTCAATGCTATTCTTTTAAATGATGTGAAAAATTGGGAGAAGAAAACAACAACTAAAGGGGACTGGGGAAACACCTTTGGGAATGGAATTGAAACCTGTTTTCCTGCTGCGGTCAGGGTTGGTTATAGTTCCGATAAGATTTTGGGATTTTTAAAAGACAGGATAGAAGTGCAATCTCTTCCCAATCTATGGATTACTGCTGCTGGCGGTGGCATTGAGACACTTTCTGCTGTTCCTTTAACGGTAAACGAAATGCTGATGCAAAGTTATGAACATGTAATACGCATTTTTCCCAATTGGAATAGGAACAAAGATGCTGAGTTTTCTAATCTTCGCGCTTATGGTGCCTTTTTAGTTAGCAGTAAGCTGGGCGCAGGCGATATAAAATATGTACACTTATTAAGTGAGGTCGGCAGAGTCTGTAAAATGGAAAATCCATGGCCGTTGAAAAAAGTCTTGTTGAAAAGAAAAGA
This genomic interval from Pseudopedobacter saltans DSM 12145 contains the following:
- a CDS encoding DUF5009 domain-containing protein — encoded protein: MTEKLSVRILSIDIMRGLTLFLMLFVNDLYEPGVPKWLVHTKANVDGMGLADWVFPGFLFMVGLSIPYAVKARKAKGESGFKIFVHILLRALSLLFIGILMLNADRVNPELTGMNKLLWAGLVYISVFLVWNNYPKSKKYRFLFPALRVFGLLGLLCLIYIFKAGDGENIKWLETGWWGILGLIGWGYFTSAFVYLLVKDNVVILSLVWLLFIWINAFSQLGMFEVSANINQIFGVIISGNVPSIVLSGLLVGVLIKREAYNPKKLLFILFCLGILSLGVGFILRNWFIISKIYGTPSWAMICNGISIIVFAALYFIVDQKRSIKWTGPFDMAGKNSLTTYLMPDLIYFTSWGFAIPLFFYKQNENMLLAVSGSIIWALLMIYLVNLLSKINIKLKL
- a CDS encoding ThuA domain-containing protein, whose translation is MKNFLSILFFFLVSFIVKNETACGQSGIKKGKSFNVVGFYSGNWDVAHISYVHEANKWFAEMAAQYGFKYDSTNNWNNLNEKFLSKYQIVMFLDNSPQTESQQQAFERYMKKGGGFIGYHVSAFNTDPEKWPWYFNDFLGTGKFAGNTWKPTSANLKVEKKDHPSTKGLPELFKSSPNEWYKWQNDVSKNPDISVLMSIDPSSFPLGTKQNEIWYSGYYPVVWTNKNYRMLYVNMGHNDMVYNPDRTVSYTFANDIQNQFILNSLFWLRGRNQKDKR
- a CDS encoding glycosyl hydrolase family 95 catalytic domain-containing protein, with protein sequence MEKYTRKVISLLLLSIAIGTTANAQEIYAGRYKAIFTQEPENVPTGKTPDGPLAGNGDIGLTLGGDGSHLRFFFGKNDFWRAYPVYPGGGIAFPGFMDLKIDALKGADYYAEQLPDSAFIRARFSKGDLQVNLKTWVSANNNNVVVELAANKPTKINLGLHAATGNTSKTAKGRIKDVFWVTRSFEGTDLLEWPAHVAIALKGIGKAIGSDGTLTLNKDEKATLVLTLYTNFDRKKWKEKAIEDTESLTGNIIKQRWSEHLDWWKNYWSKSEVRIGDLFIEKYYYASQYFFGATSRGDKFAPGIWGPFVTKDSTAWGGDYHLNYNYQAPYWAAFSSNHIEETENFDQPLLDYMDKGRSFSKQLLGTKGIYYPVGIGPLGLTTTHWPLTADEMEKRYGTRDNTIDNGYKFLGQKINAVFSVGNMLMRFYSTYDKAYAEKVYPYLLECANFWEDYLKFENGNYVIYMDHYNEVMPNLRNQGQWKHLLGDYNSTLSLGLVKMLFKGILDMSDFLNQDQSRKAKWKHIVTHLSPFPVSEKGGFLSLKNVEKSPSPWQQGVNGLARVSIHGLVLPGGVCGPKTDSAFNAILLNDVKNWEKKTTTKGDWGNTFGNGIETCFPAAVRVGYSSDKILGFLKDRIEVQSLPNLWITAAGGGIETLSAVPLTVNEMLMQSYEHVIRIFPNWNRNKDAEFSNLRAYGAFLVSSKLGAGDIKYVHLLSEVGRVCKMENPWPLKKVLLKRKDGVIELKGPVFEFETQKGEQIELVPFN